The following are from one region of the Mycolicibacterium diernhoferi genome:
- a CDS encoding alpha-ketoacid dehydrogenase subunit beta, producing the protein MTQLIERSAQSGDDAPEPRPTRLTMAQAITRALHDAMADDDRVLVFGEDVAALGGVFRVTEGLAETFGPQRCFDTPLAESAIIGISIGMAIRGFVPVPEIQFDGFAAPAFDQMVSQLAKYRMRTHGDVDMPVTVRIPSFGGIGAIEHHSESTESYWLHAAGLKVVTPSTPSDAYWLLRQSITCRDPVVYLEPKRRYWTRDTVDTEAPPPPFGRASLARKGSDVSIITYGGLVDTALSAAQLAAEQHGWDLEVIDLRSLNPLDFDTVAASVQRTGRCVVMHEGARTLGFGAELAARISEELFYDLEAPVLRATGFDTPYPPARLEKLWLPGVDRLLDYVEKALAQ; encoded by the coding sequence ATGACCCAGCTCATCGAGCGGTCCGCGCAGAGCGGTGACGACGCGCCCGAACCGCGCCCCACCCGGCTGACGATGGCCCAGGCCATCACCCGGGCCTTGCATGACGCGATGGCAGACGATGACCGGGTGCTGGTATTCGGCGAGGACGTGGCCGCGCTGGGTGGCGTCTTCCGGGTGACCGAGGGTCTGGCCGAAACCTTCGGCCCACAGCGGTGTTTCGACACACCCTTGGCTGAATCGGCGATCATCGGCATCTCCATCGGCATGGCCATCCGGGGGTTCGTGCCGGTGCCCGAGATCCAGTTCGACGGTTTCGCCGCCCCGGCCTTCGACCAGATGGTCAGTCAGCTGGCCAAGTACCGGATGCGCACCCACGGCGACGTCGACATGCCGGTGACGGTGCGGATCCCGTCCTTCGGGGGCATCGGAGCGATCGAACATCATTCGGAGTCCACGGAGAGCTACTGGTTGCACGCCGCGGGCCTGAAGGTCGTGACGCCGTCCACCCCATCGGATGCCTACTGGTTGCTGCGGCAATCGATCACCTGTCGTGACCCGGTCGTCTATCTGGAACCCAAACGTCGGTACTGGACGCGCGATACCGTCGACACCGAGGCCCCGCCGCCGCCGTTCGGTCGAGCGTCATTGGCGCGCAAAGGATCTGATGTAAGTATCATCACCTACGGCGGGCTGGTCGACACCGCGTTGAGCGCGGCGCAGCTGGCCGCCGAGCAGCACGGCTGGGACCTGGAAGTGATCGACCTGCGGTCGTTGAACCCCCTGGACTTCGACACTGTCGCGGCTTCGGTCCAGCGCACCGGCCGGTGTGTGGTGATGCACGAGGGTGCGCGGACGCTCGGATTCGGCGCGGAGTTGGCGGCCCGGATCTCCGAGGAGCTCTTCTACGACCTGGAGGCACCGGTGTTGCGTGCCACCGGTTTTGACACGCCGTATCCACCGGCTCGGCTGGAGAAGCTCTGGCTTCCCGGGGTGGACCGATTGCTGGACTACGTCGAGAAAGCGTTGGCGCAATGA
- the pdhA gene encoding pyruvate dehydrogenase (acetyl-transferring) E1 component subunit alpha codes for MDGAAVDDVVQLVQPDGTPSDEGRYRRDLPPETLSWLYEQMVLTRELDVEFVNLQRQGELALYASCRGQEAAQVGTAACLRKTDWLFPAYRELGAFLTRGITPAQMSALWRGTWHGGLSFTEKCCAPFCVQIAANGLHAVGAAMAAQRLQEDSVTVAYMGDGASSEGDAHEALNVAAVFRAPCVFVVQNNQWAISVPATHQYAAESLAHRAAGYGMPAVRVDGNDVLACFTVMERAVQRARQGGGPTFIEAMTYRMAPHTTSDDPTRYRTAQDVEQWAARDPIDRYATYLDSVGVLTERLAERVAGRAGRLRAELRDAVVGAPDMDIADVFNTVYHEITPELARQRDQLLLELGKD; via the coding sequence ATGGACGGTGCGGCGGTAGACGATGTGGTGCAGCTCGTCCAGCCGGACGGGACACCCAGCGATGAGGGTCGCTACCGTCGTGATCTGCCGCCGGAAACACTGAGCTGGCTCTACGAGCAGATGGTGCTCACCCGCGAACTCGACGTCGAATTCGTCAATCTGCAACGTCAGGGTGAGCTGGCGCTCTACGCGTCCTGCCGTGGGCAGGAAGCCGCCCAGGTCGGCACCGCGGCCTGCCTGCGCAAGACCGACTGGCTGTTCCCGGCGTACCGCGAGCTCGGCGCGTTCCTGACCCGCGGCATCACGCCCGCACAGATGAGTGCGCTGTGGCGCGGCACCTGGCACGGCGGGCTGTCGTTCACCGAAAAATGCTGTGCGCCGTTCTGCGTCCAGATCGCGGCCAACGGCCTGCACGCCGTCGGCGCCGCGATGGCCGCCCAACGCCTGCAAGAGGATTCGGTGACGGTGGCCTACATGGGTGACGGCGCCTCGTCCGAGGGTGATGCGCACGAGGCATTGAACGTGGCCGCGGTATTCCGGGCCCCGTGTGTGTTCGTCGTGCAGAACAACCAGTGGGCGATCTCGGTACCGGCCACCCACCAGTACGCGGCCGAGTCGTTGGCGCATCGCGCCGCGGGGTATGGCATGCCCGCGGTGCGGGTGGACGGCAACGACGTGCTGGCCTGCTTCACCGTGATGGAACGGGCCGTGCAACGGGCCCGCCAGGGCGGCGGGCCGACATTCATCGAGGCGATGACCTACCGGATGGCCCCGCACACCACCTCCGATGACCCGACGCGATACCGCACGGCGCAGGATGTCGAGCAATGGGCCGCGCGCGACCCGATCGACCGGTACGCGACGTATCTGGATTCGGTGGGGGTGCTCACCGAACGACTGGCCGAACGGGTCGCCGGCCGCGCCGGCCGGCTGCGCGCCGAGTTACGCGACGCCGTCGTCGGCGCCCCGGATATGGACATCGCCGACGTCTTCAACACCGTCTACCACGAGATCACTCCCGAGTTGGCCCGCCAGCGCGACCAATTGCTCCTTGAGCTGGGGAAGGACTGA
- a CDS encoding dihydrolipoamide acetyltransferase family protein produces MTDSQLLDFRVPDLGEGLEEATITGWSVAVGDEVELNQPLCLLETNKAEVEIPSPYAGRIAELGGQEGDTLAVGAILVRIAGADQKSVLVGYGADDRMDTSRRARARAKPPVRKLARDMQVDLTGVTPSGLNGIVTRDDVLAAAATPDTRALSGVQAEMAKRMTLSRSQIPDAHAGVQVDCTALLRLRDRLQITAFVLTMRMLTIVLQRHPQLNSTWVESDDGPRIRPNPSVHLGFGVATPRGLLVPVVTDAQRRNTRDLDAEVRRLIDGARGSGLRPAELAGSTFTVSNFGALGLDDGVPVINYPEAAILGMGSLKPRAVVVDDAVVARPTMSLTCAFDHRIADGAQVAAFLVDLRELIEAPELALADL; encoded by the coding sequence ATGACCGATTCGCAGCTGCTCGACTTCCGCGTCCCCGATCTCGGGGAGGGCTTGGAGGAGGCCACCATCACCGGATGGTCGGTGGCAGTCGGTGACGAGGTCGAACTGAACCAGCCGTTGTGCCTGCTGGAGACCAACAAGGCCGAGGTGGAGATCCCCAGCCCCTACGCCGGTCGCATCGCCGAACTCGGTGGGCAGGAAGGCGATACGCTGGCGGTCGGGGCGATCCTGGTCCGTATCGCGGGGGCGGACCAGAAGTCGGTGCTGGTGGGTTACGGCGCCGACGACCGGATGGACACGTCGCGGCGGGCGCGCGCACGGGCCAAGCCGCCGGTCCGCAAACTGGCCCGGGACATGCAGGTCGACCTCACCGGGGTGACACCCTCGGGCCTGAACGGGATCGTCACCCGCGACGATGTGCTGGCCGCGGCGGCGACCCCGGACACGCGCGCGTTGTCCGGGGTGCAGGCCGAGATGGCAAAACGGATGACTTTGTCCCGCAGTCAGATTCCGGATGCTCATGCCGGCGTGCAGGTCGACTGCACGGCGCTGCTCCGGCTGCGTGATCGACTGCAGATCACCGCGTTCGTGCTGACGATGCGGATGTTGACGATCGTGTTGCAGCGCCACCCGCAGTTGAACTCGACCTGGGTGGAATCAGACGACGGCCCACGCATCCGGCCGAATCCGTCCGTGCACTTGGGGTTCGGGGTGGCCACTCCCCGGGGGCTGTTGGTTCCCGTTGTCACCGATGCCCAGCGACGCAACACCCGTGACCTGGATGCGGAGGTGCGGCGACTGATCGACGGTGCGCGGGGCAGCGGACTGCGCCCGGCCGAGCTCGCGGGCTCGACGTTCACGGTGTCCAACTTCGGCGCGCTCGGTCTCGACGACGGGGTGCCGGTGATCAACTACCCGGAGGCCGCCATCCTGGGCATGGGGTCGTTGAAACCGCGTGCGGTCGTGGTCGACGACGCCGTGGTGGCCCGGCCGACGATGTCGTTGACCTGCGCCTTCGATCATCGCATCGCCGACGGAGCGCAGGTCGCGGCGTTTCTGGTCGATCTGCGGGAGCTGATCGAAGCACCGGAACTGGCGCTGGCGGACCTGTAG
- a CDS encoding HpcH/HpaI aldolase/citrate lyase family protein: MTLASTGPAWIFCPADRPERFEKAAAAADVVILDLEDGAGDRPAAREALVNTPLDPARTVVRINADGTEDQRLDLEALGRTEYTTVMLPKCEAVGQVTVLAPLEVIVLVETPLGALKVTETAAAANAVGVMWGAEDLFGFMGGTANRFPDDTYRDVAIHVRSQSLLAAKAYGRLALDSVYIDIKNLDGLRRETDDAVAVGFDVKVALHPSQVAVIREGYRPTAEQVEWALHILAAAADQQGAWAFEGIMVDAPVLRRAERIVALAPHPGS; this comes from the coding sequence GTGACGCTCGCCAGCACCGGACCGGCCTGGATCTTCTGCCCGGCAGACCGCCCCGAGCGGTTCGAAAAGGCCGCCGCCGCAGCTGACGTCGTCATTCTCGACCTGGAGGACGGTGCCGGTGACAGACCCGCCGCGCGCGAAGCGCTGGTCAACACCCCGCTGGATCCGGCCCGCACGGTGGTCCGGATCAACGCAGACGGCACCGAGGACCAGCGGTTGGACCTGGAGGCACTGGGCCGCACCGAGTACACCACCGTGATGCTGCCCAAATGTGAGGCCGTCGGCCAGGTGACCGTGCTGGCGCCGTTGGAGGTGATCGTGTTGGTCGAGACGCCCCTCGGTGCGCTGAAGGTGACCGAGACCGCCGCGGCCGCCAACGCCGTCGGCGTCATGTGGGGTGCCGAGGACCTGTTCGGGTTCATGGGCGGGACCGCCAACCGGTTCCCCGACGACACCTACCGCGACGTCGCCATCCACGTCCGCTCCCAGTCGCTGCTGGCCGCCAAGGCGTACGGCAGGTTGGCGCTGGACTCGGTGTACATCGACATCAAGAATCTTGACGGGCTGCGGCGGGAGACCGATGACGCCGTCGCGGTCGGCTTCGACGTCAAGGTCGCTCTGCACCCGAGCCAGGTGGCGGTGATCCGCGAGGGCTACCGGCCCACCGCGGAGCAGGTCGAGTGGGCTCTACACATCCTTGCCGCCGCCGCCGATCAACAGGGCGCCTGGGCTTTCGAAGGCATAATGGTGGATGCCCCGGTATTGCGACGGGCGGAGCGGATCGTCGCGCTGGCACCACACCCCGGTAGCTAG
- a CDS encoding enoyl-CoA hydratase has product MSELVLVDVADRVATVTVNDPDRRNAVTAEISAGLRAAIEAAEADTGIHAVIVTGAGKAFCAGADLTALGEAAEDGLRVIYDGFLAVANCTLPTIAAVNGAAVGAGLNLALAADVRIAGPAALFDPRFQKLGIHPGGGATWMLQRGVGPQVARAALLFGKRFDADEAVRHGLALEVADDPVAAARQLAAGPASAPRDVVIATKASMRATANPGFLDSDQHAIAVDVEIAPQAQSIQSPEFQRRLAAAKKP; this is encoded by the coding sequence ATGTCTGAGCTTGTTCTGGTCGACGTCGCCGATCGCGTCGCCACCGTCACCGTCAACGACCCCGACCGGCGCAACGCCGTCACCGCCGAGATCTCGGCCGGCCTGCGCGCCGCCATCGAAGCCGCCGAAGCCGACACCGGCATCCACGCCGTGATCGTCACCGGCGCGGGCAAGGCCTTCTGCGCCGGCGCGGATCTGACCGCACTCGGGGAAGCCGCCGAGGACGGACTGCGCGTCATCTACGACGGGTTCCTGGCCGTGGCGAACTGCACGCTGCCCACCATCGCCGCGGTCAACGGCGCGGCGGTCGGCGCCGGCCTGAACCTCGCCCTCGCCGCGGACGTCCGAATCGCCGGACCCGCGGCATTGTTCGATCCTCGATTCCAGAAGCTGGGTATCCATCCCGGCGGCGGCGCGACATGGATGCTGCAACGCGGTGTCGGACCGCAGGTCGCCCGGGCTGCGCTGCTGTTCGGCAAACGCTTCGACGCCGACGAGGCGGTGCGCCACGGACTGGCCCTCGAGGTGGCCGACGATCCCGTTGCCGCAGCTCGGCAGCTGGCCGCGGGCCCGGCATCGGCACCTCGTGACGTCGTGATCGCCACCAAGGCGTCCATGCGGGCCACCGCCAACCCCGGGTTCCTCGACAGCGACCAGCATGCGATCGCCGTCGACGTGGAGATCGCGCCCCAGGCGCAGTCCATTCAGTCACCGGAGTTCCAGCGCCGGCTCGCCGCGGCGAAGAAGCCCTAG